The Clostridium aceticum genomic interval AATTCAATCTTGGGATTTATATTTCATATTACATTCTTCACAATTCTCTAATTCTATTTTTCTACAAGGGTTAACATGAATAAGTACATCCTGAATATCATAGTTACTTTTCATAAGATTTTCCTTCGCTCTAGCAGCAGCTCCGTGGCCTTCTTCTACAGTAATATTAGGATTAACGCAAACCTTCATATCTACAATAAGTTTTGAGCCATACTGTCGTACCCTAATATCCTGCACCTCTTTAATGCCTTTAGCCTGAAAAGCAGCTTCTCTAATTTGCTCTAGCACTTCTTTTGAAGGTGCTGTATCCATCAAGGTAAGAATAGCCTGTTTATAAATAGAAATCCCTGTTTTTAGTATAAGGATAGATACAAAAATCCCTGCTAAAGGGTCCATTACTGTATAGCCAAAACGGGCTCCTGTTATCCCTATTAAAGCAGCTATAGAGGAAAAAGCATCGCTTCTATTATGCCAAGCATCAGCTATAACAGCGGGGCTATTAATCTTTCTACCTATTTTTACTGTATATCGATACAAAGCTTCTTTAGATATAATAGAAACAAGAGCAATATAAATAGCCATGGAATCAGGAGGGGTAATGCCAGGGTCCTGTAAGACTTTTAAAGCTTCGTAGCCAATACC includes:
- a CDS encoding cation diffusion facilitator family transporter, which produces MQDQARYQEAKRVSIISLVINIFLTVIKAFIGVLAGSTALVADAFHSASDLFGTIILLQGLKIAHKPPDASHPYGHHRAETITSKILAIILILTAVGIGYEALKVLQDPGITPPDSMAIYIALVSIISKEALYRYTVKIGRKINSPAVIADAWHNRSDAFSSIAALIGITGARFGYTVMDPLAGIFVSILILKTGISIYKQAILTLMDTAPSKEVLEQIREAAFQAKGIKEVQDIRVRQYGSKLIVDMKVCVNPNITVEEGHGAAARAKENLMKSNYDIQDVLIHVNPCRKIELENCEECNMKYKSQD